Within the Caldilineales bacterium genome, the region AGCGCGTTGGAGAGCATGACCCTGCCCGGCAAGCTGGCCGACTGCACCGAGCGCGACGCCGCCAAAGCCGAACTGTACATCGTCGAGGGCGACAGCGCCGGCGGCAGCGCCAAACAGGGCCGCGACCGCCGTTTCCAGGCGATCCTGCCCTTGCGCGGCAAGATTCTGAACGTCGAAAAAGCGCGTTTGGACAAGGCTTTGGGCAACAGGGAGATTCAGGCGCTGATCACCGCCCTGGGCACCGGTATCGGCGATCAGTTCAATTTGGAGAATTTGCGCTATCACCGAATACTGCTTATGACGGATGCCGACGTGGATGGCTCGCACATCCGCACGCTTTTGCTCACATTTTTCTTCCGCTACATGGAACCGCTGATTTCGAGCGGCCATCTCTACATCGCCCAACCGCCGCTTTATCTGGTGACAGCGGGAAAAGACAAATACTATGCCTATGCTGATGCCGAAAAGGACGCGCTGCTGGCACGGCTGGGCGACAAGAAAGCCAGTGTGCAGCGATACAAGGGCCTGGGAGAGATGAACCCGGAACAGCTGTGGGAGACGACCATGAACCCGGAGAAGCGGACGGTGCTCAAGGTCTCGATCGAAGACGCCGCCGCCACCGACCGCACCTTCGACATGCTGATGGGTGACGAAGTGGCCCCCCGCCGCCGCTTCATCACCACGCATGCGGCGGAGGTGAGGAATTTGGATGTGTAATAACCGAGACCTGCCGGGGCGTGCGAAGCTTTGCATCGCCAGCGCCCTGGCAGGTCTCGGTCAATTGGCAAACATTAGGCCAGCGATTCCAGCCTGGTCAACCAAGTGTCGAGGTGACTGCACTTCGATCTTATGATATCCAGACCGATGCGCTCGGCGATGAGTGGCCCGTGCACTCGTTTGCGATAGGCGGGGATATGCTTGGCGATGCGGGCTGCAGGATGGGTGCTCTCGCCCTCGTTGATCTCCTCCGGCGAGGCAAAGGGCAGAGCTTCCAGGCTCATCCTGTCTTTCAAGTGCAGATCGGGGAAGGCCGCTTCGATTTGCTCAGGCTGCGAGAACAGAAGGGCCTCGAATTCATGCAGAGTAAGAAATGGCAAGAAGGCGGGATGATCGATATCATCACGGAAGCGGTTTTCGAGATGCCGGACGCGGTCGAAACAAGAACCTGGTGGTAGATTGGCCTTGCCGGGGAAATCGCCGGGCAGATGGTAGTAGTCGAGCATCGTGCTGACGCCGGCCGCTCCTCTGTCGCCCAACAGTCGGCTGATGTCGTTCTTCACACGTGCATACGATGTAATCCCGCCCTTGAATGTGAGACCAGACTTGGTGCGTTTGGTGCGCGCCAGGGTAGGCTCAGGATGCAGGCCAAGCGTCCACAAGTGCGGCGCCAGCAGGTCGCGCACGAAGGTTTCTTCTGTCTGCCCTTCGACGTAGATCAGAAGGCGCTTCATG harbors:
- a CDS encoding DUF4276 family protein, whose product is MKRLLIYVEGQTEETFVRDLLAPHLWTLGLHPEPTLARTKRTKSGLTFKGGITSYARVKNDISRLLGDRGAAGVSTMLDYYHLPGDFPGKANLPPGSCFDRVRHLENRFRDDIDHPAFLPFLTLHEFEALLFSQPEQIEAAFPDLHLKDRMSLEALPFASPEEINEGESTHPAARIAKHIPAYRKRVHGPLIAERIGLDIIRSKCSHLDTWLTRLESLA